The following coding sequences lie in one Arachis hypogaea cultivar Tifrunner chromosome 4, arahy.Tifrunner.gnm2.J5K5, whole genome shotgun sequence genomic window:
- the LOC112795725 gene encoding thiamine biosynthetic bifunctional enzyme TH1, chloroplastic isoform X3 yields the protein MQHSQCVSGIGSGTTQISDAKIPHVLTVAGSDSGAGAGIQADLKACASRHVFCSTVITAVTAQNTVGVQGVEILPDDVVAEQLKSVLSDMHVDVVKTGMLPSLSVVKVLCQSLRKFPVKAIVVDPVMVSTSADVLVGPSVLAGFRELFPMADIVTPNIKEASVLLGDVPLKSVSDMRRAAKLIHDMGPRNVLIKGGDLHASLDAIDVFFDGEEFYELCSSRVKTCNTHGTGCTLASCIAAELAKGSSMLSAVKVAKRFIETALDYSKDLVIGNGPQGPFDPLLALKNINRSSYRQERLFNPNDLLVYAVTDSNMNKKWGRSIAEAVKAAVEGGATIIQLREKDAETREFIESAKACLKICHSYGVPLLINDRIDVALACDADGVHVGQSDMPARLARRLLGPEKIIGVSCKTPEQAEQAWINGADYIGCGGVYPTSTKANNRTIGLDGLMEVCKASKLPVVAIGGIGLSNAHDVMELGLPNLKGVAVVSALFDRECILTETRNLHSVVSGAALSVN from the exons TGCTCACTGTCGCCGGCTCTGATTCAGGGGCCGGTGCCGGAATCCAAGCGGACCTTAAAGCTTGCGCCTCCCGCCATGTCTTCTGTTCAACTGTCATAACGGCTGTTACTGCACAAAACACTGTTGGAGTCCAG GGAGTGGAGATATTGCCTGATGATGTTGTGGCTGAGCAATTGAAGTCTGTGCTCTCTGATATGCATGTTGACGTG GTCAAAACTGGAATGTTGCCTTCCCTTAGTGTAGTGAAGGTCCTATGTCAGAGCCTTAGGAAATTTCCAGTGAAAG CTATTGTGGTTGATCCTGTCATGGTATCTACCAGTGCAGATGTACTTGTCGGTCCTTCTGTTCTTGCTGGATTTCG GGAACTCTTTCCCATGGCTGATATTGTAACCCCAAATATAAAGGAGGCATCAGTCTTACTTGGTGATGTGCCATTGAAATCAGTTTCTGATATGCGTAGAGCTGCAAAACTGATACATGATATGGGTCCGAG GAATGTACTCATCAAAGGTGGTGATCTTCATGCTTCATTAGATGCTATTGATGTTTTCTTTGATG GTGAGGAATTTTATGAGCTGTGTTCATCGCGTGTAAAAACCTGCAATACACACGGTACTGGTTGTACTTTGGCATCATGCATAGCAGCAGAGCTGGCTAAAGGATCGTCAATGTTGTCAGCAGTTAAG GTAGCTAAACGTTTTATTGAGACTGCCTTGGATTACAGTAAAGACTTGGTCATTGGAAATGGACCCCAAGGACCTTTTGACCCTCTTTTGGCACTTAAGAATATCAATCGAAGTTCTTATAGGCAGGAGAGGTTGTTTAATCCAAATGACTTGTTAGTATATGCTGTAACGGATTCAAACATGAATAAGAAGTGGGGTCGCTCCATTGCTGAAGCCGTTAAAGCTGCTGTAGAAGGAGGTGCTACCATCATTCAATTAAG GGAAAAGGATGCTGAGACAAGGGAGTTTATTGAGTCAGCCAAAGCATGTCTTAAAATATGTCATTCCTATGGAGTACCTCTACTTATAAATGATCGCATAGATGTGGCCCTTGCTTGTGATGCTGATGGTGTTCATGTTGGTCAATCTGATATGCCTGCACGTCTTGCTAGAAGGCTCCTAGGCCCTGAAAAGATTATCGGAGTATCATGCAAGACACCGGAGCAGGCCGAACAAGCATGGATCAATGGTGCTGATTACATTGGTTGTGGTGGTGTATATCCCACCAGCACAAAGGCAAACAACCGCACCATAGGCTTGGATGGATTGATGGAGGTATGTAAGGCCTCTAAACTTCCTGTGGTGGCAATTGGTGGCATTGGTCTTTCAAATGCTCATGATGTCATGGAACTTGGTCTACCAAATCTTAAAGGTGTTGCTGTTGTTTCGGCTTTATTCGATAGAGAATGCATTTTAACCGAGACAAGGAACTTGCACTCTGTGGTAAGTGGGGCAGCATTGTCGGTAAACTGA
- the LOC112795725 gene encoding thiamine biosynthetic bifunctional enzyme TH1, chloroplastic isoform X2 — MASCTFVHSQCVSGIGSGTTQISDAKIPHVLTVAGSDSGAGAGIQADLKACASRHVFCSTVITAVTAQNTVGVQGVEILPDDVVAEQLKSVLSDMHVDVVKTGMLPSLSVVKVLCQSLRKFPVKAIVVDPVMVSTSADVLVGPSVLAGFRELFPMADIVTPNIKEASVLLGDVPLKSVSDMRRAAKLIHDMGPRNVLIKGGDLHASLDAIDVFFDGEEFYELCSSRVKTCNTHGTGCTLASCIAAELAKGSSMLSAVKVAKRFIETALDYSKDLVIGNGPQGPFDPLLALKNINRSSYRQERLFNPNDLLVYAVTDSNMNKKWGRSIAEAVKAAVEGGATIIQLREKDAETREFIESAKACLKICHSYGVPLLINDRIDVALACDADGVHVGQSDMPARLARRLLGPEKIIGVSCKTPEQAEQAWINGADYIGCGGVYPTSTKANNRTIGLDGLMEVCKASKLPVVAIGGIGLSNAHDVMELGLPNLKGVAVVSALFDRECILTETRNLHSVVSGAALSVN, encoded by the exons TGCTCACTGTCGCCGGCTCTGATTCAGGGGCCGGTGCCGGAATCCAAGCGGACCTTAAAGCTTGCGCCTCCCGCCATGTCTTCTGTTCAACTGTCATAACGGCTGTTACTGCACAAAACACTGTTGGAGTCCAG GGAGTGGAGATATTGCCTGATGATGTTGTGGCTGAGCAATTGAAGTCTGTGCTCTCTGATATGCATGTTGACGTG GTCAAAACTGGAATGTTGCCTTCCCTTAGTGTAGTGAAGGTCCTATGTCAGAGCCTTAGGAAATTTCCAGTGAAAG CTATTGTGGTTGATCCTGTCATGGTATCTACCAGTGCAGATGTACTTGTCGGTCCTTCTGTTCTTGCTGGATTTCG GGAACTCTTTCCCATGGCTGATATTGTAACCCCAAATATAAAGGAGGCATCAGTCTTACTTGGTGATGTGCCATTGAAATCAGTTTCTGATATGCGTAGAGCTGCAAAACTGATACATGATATGGGTCCGAG GAATGTACTCATCAAAGGTGGTGATCTTCATGCTTCATTAGATGCTATTGATGTTTTCTTTGATG GTGAGGAATTTTATGAGCTGTGTTCATCGCGTGTAAAAACCTGCAATACACACGGTACTGGTTGTACTTTGGCATCATGCATAGCAGCAGAGCTGGCTAAAGGATCGTCAATGTTGTCAGCAGTTAAG GTAGCTAAACGTTTTATTGAGACTGCCTTGGATTACAGTAAAGACTTGGTCATTGGAAATGGACCCCAAGGACCTTTTGACCCTCTTTTGGCACTTAAGAATATCAATCGAAGTTCTTATAGGCAGGAGAGGTTGTTTAATCCAAATGACTTGTTAGTATATGCTGTAACGGATTCAAACATGAATAAGAAGTGGGGTCGCTCCATTGCTGAAGCCGTTAAAGCTGCTGTAGAAGGAGGTGCTACCATCATTCAATTAAG GGAAAAGGATGCTGAGACAAGGGAGTTTATTGAGTCAGCCAAAGCATGTCTTAAAATATGTCATTCCTATGGAGTACCTCTACTTATAAATGATCGCATAGATGTGGCCCTTGCTTGTGATGCTGATGGTGTTCATGTTGGTCAATCTGATATGCCTGCACGTCTTGCTAGAAGGCTCCTAGGCCCTGAAAAGATTATCGGAGTATCATGCAAGACACCGGAGCAGGCCGAACAAGCATGGATCAATGGTGCTGATTACATTGGTTGTGGTGGTGTATATCCCACCAGCACAAAGGCAAACAACCGCACCATAGGCTTGGATGGATTGATGGAGGTATGTAAGGCCTCTAAACTTCCTGTGGTGGCAATTGGTGGCATTGGTCTTTCAAATGCTCATGATGTCATGGAACTTGGTCTACCAAATCTTAAAGGTGTTGCTGTTGTTTCGGCTTTATTCGATAGAGAATGCATTTTAACCGAGACAAGGAACTTGCACTCTGTGGTAAGTGGGGCAGCATTGTCGGTAAACTGA
- the LOC112795726 gene encoding serine/threonine-protein kinase SRK2A: MEKYELVKDIGSGNFGVARLMRHKETKELVAMKYIERGHKIDENVAREIINHRSLRHPNIIRFKEVVLTPTHLGIVMEYAAGGELFERICNAGRFSEDEARYFFQQLISGVSYCHSMQICHRDLKLENTLLDGSPAPRLKICDFGYSKSSLLHSRPKSTVGTPAYIAPEVLQRREYDGKLADVWSCGVTLYVMLVGAYPFEDQEDPKNFRKTINRIMAVQYMIPDYVHISQDCRHLLSRIFVANPARRITIKEIKSHPWFLKNLPRELTEMAQAVYYRKENPTFSLQSIEDIMKIVEEAKTPPPASRSVGGFGWGGEEEEDEAKEEAEVEEDEYEKRVKEAQASGEFHVS, from the exons aTGGAAAAGTACGAGCTGGTGAAGGATATAGGATCTGGGAATTTCGGGGTGGCAAGGCTTATGCGCCACAAAGAGACCAAGGAGCTTGTTGCTATGAAATACATTGAAAGGGGTCACAAG ATTGATGAAAATGTTGCAAGGGAAATCATAAACCACAGAAGCCTTCGCCACCCGAATATCATTCGGTTCAAGGAG GTGGTTTTGACTCCTACACATCTTGGAATAGTGATGGAGTATGCAGCTGGAGGAGAGCTATTCGAGCGAATTTGCAATGCTGGAAGATTTAGTGAAGATGAG GCTCGGTATTTCTTCCAGCAGCTCATCTCTGGAGTTAGCTACTGCCATTCCATG CAAATTTGCCATCGAGACTTGAAGCTGGAGAATACCTTACTGGATGGCAGCCCTGCCCCTCGTCTGAAGATTTGTGACTTTGGTTATTCCAAG TCATCTCTGCTTCATTCAAGGCCTAAATCAACAGTGGGAACTCCTGCCTACATTGCACCAGAGGTTCTTCAACGAAGAGAGTATGATGGAAAG TTGGCAGATGTATGGTCATGTGGAGTGACTCTTTATGTAATGCTAGTTGGAGCATACCCATTTGAGGACCAAGAGGATCCCAAAAATTTCAGGAAAACCATAAAT CGAATTATGGCTGTCCAATATATGATCCCAGACTATGTTCACATATCTCAAGACTGTAGGCATCTTCTATCTCGCATTTTTGTGGCTAATCCAGCTAGG AGAATCACCATTAAGGAGATCAAGTCACACCCATGGTTCTTAAAGAACTTGCCTAGGGAATTGACAGAAATGGCTCAAGCTGTCTACTATAGAAAAGAAAACCCGACCTTTTCTCTTCAGAGTATAGAGGACATCATGAAAATTGTCGAGGAGGCCAAAACTCCTCCGCCAGCTTCCAGGTCAGTTGGAGGATTTGGATGGGGgggagaagaggaggaagatgaagCAAAAGAAGAAGCCGAGGTAGAAGAAGACGAATATGAAAAAAGGGTCAAGGAGGCACAAGCTAGTGGAGAGTTTCAtgttagttaa